The Fimbriimonadaceae bacterium nucleotide sequence CGGCAATATGCCCGGACGAGTGCGGGATCGACTTTGGGAGAAGATACTTGAGGAAGAAGGGAGCGCGATCATGGTCCATTCAGCACGAACTGAGCAGGGTTACGCCGTTCGTTGCCATGGCGAGCCAGACCGGCGTCCAGTAGATTTTGAAGGTTTAGTCCTGATGCGGTATGTTGGAAAGCAGAAAACTACCGTCGCACCTTGACAATCAAATAGTGCGATTTGTATAAGTTAGCGGCATTTTATAGTAATCGCCCCACGCTCGTGGGGATGAACCGAAGTGGGGCAAGTCATTCAAGTCCGATAGAACAATCGCCCCACGCTCGTGGGGATGAACCGGCGGCTGATCCGGTGCTGAAGTCCCACCCAAGAATCGCCCCACGCTCGTGGGGATGAACCGAACCCCTTTTACGGTTGTCTTCATTGTGTCGTAATCGCCCCACGCTCGTGGGGATGAACCGGGGATTGTCAATCCTCAGCGTGGACCGTTCGAAATCGCCCCACGCTCGTGGGGATGAACCGGTTGC carries:
- the cas2e gene encoding type I-E CRISPR-associated endoribonuclease Cas2 — encoded protein: MKPRLRGELSRWMVEFQAGVFVGNMPGRVRDRLWEKILEEEGSAIMVHSARTEQGYAVRCHGEPDRRPVDFEGLVLMRYVGKQKTTVAP